A stretch of the Massilia sp. W12 genome encodes the following:
- a CDS encoding beta-ketoacyl synthase N-terminal-like domain-containing protein → MKVNTSRTGLEIAVIGMAGAFPGAADIPAFWQNLLAGQSGLSTLSHDELLQAGVHPELLKRNNFVPTKGVFPNLEFFDHSFFEYTRADAAMLDPQMRALHQCVYHALEDGGYSAKPGNTGLFIGSSNNFTWELDTILQCAEGSASQFAAIQLNDKDFLATRIAYKLNLTGPAITLHCACSTSLYAIDLAVRQLLTGACRMAIAAGSGLTLPYKNGYVYEQGMILSPDGVCRPFSDDANGTVEGNGMVAVLLKPLEDALEDRDRILAVIRGSGANNDGARKVGYTAPSVEGQAEVIRRAIKMAEVEAESISYVEAHGTATALGDPVEIEGLKKAFRSKQTGFCGIGALKASIGHLDAAAGIAGFAKVVLALHHRYLPASLNFHDYNPQIDFANSPFYLVREGQAWRRPQSDDGEWPLRAGVSSFGVGGTNVHVLLEEAPALPAPDPAPGWHTLCLSAHDEEGMQRLQRQLLSWLEGQSTLPAAADFAYTMNTRRRLRLRASVAFSDCAELLPALRHACSLLPPEAEAPPLHAQIRSQPIAASQAPLRCALLFSGQGTQYPGMARTLSANLPAFKQEVENCLQICATLGRPELRGLLLEENDAQAQELIERTEFAQAALFIVEYASARVLQSLGLEIAAMLGHSLGEYVAACIAGVFSLEQGLQLVIARGRLMQSMPQGGMLAVSAAADTLRALLPPGVDLAAENGPQACTVAGPHAALESCAAQLQAAGIQCKPLHTSHAFHSAMMEPMLEEFRALLNSIPLKAPQLPYLSNVSGDWITPEQAQDPDYYCRHLRGTVRFAAGAQVLLADEQLAMVEAGPGAVLCSLMRQNTPAGRQARCVALHPGPKSPLSDAQFFARALGEIWAQGLHFEWKTWYANQKRQRLTLPLYPFAPTRFPVGRGNIYTLLEKHSGAGSAPKSAPAAASFSAACPTWQNAAQPFAEDNLGVRPCLGFSEHKALHAGLGKVKGLRLDWVRPGPAFRAFGAGLHQADLSRATDYRRLLRHLKQVDGVPELVVWLAPDLKPSGALEAFTDRVQRMLNGLRAECPQQMFKCVLFIPLEQADESASLYLDGWLRRMRVACPACDLRAVLPGRALLRAKALPQLAQIMEDELNDHARDVLLAAHDGAVRRLFQLLPQHLPQGAARSLHGKTLGLMLPLPVRQDGSAAELEKRQRSHATLHSLAQQISAACGATVHPMPAELILPHRSPSALALDGAALRNFLQPYLERDLSQYGLHDYSRAHNLVDEACGILVAQFVHQHGLPLLPGNKFSRQDLAQALGVTERMQKYVDYFLAILSQDGILQHDGEHYRVLRGIEALRPYQTVYQEVVAESPMFPGNLRLVEHCVRHYKEALREEISPISVLYPDGSNSMLIQASQGSIQELEEAVVRVVFEDWIRQILDAAGGRPLRILEAGGGFGLTMRRIAPMMRGRQVEYYFTDIGKTFLHEAREFALEQDIDFLTFGNFDITRDPAEQGLELHSFDLVFAFNVVHATRDLDVTVPNLHRLLKDGGLLCLLERTVMRRYADLVWGLADGWWHFEDAERTLSPLIGLDQWERVARRAGFTDVLVYPPRELQRARQETGIIIAQSVHNPARESAHIEGEWRLPAPPQPLDGLLLLEQPPFDGELRFEAFGDKLLDGQQAHDWLPGWRAALLQWVKGQSGLRFGAALAPGHSGAHSGDAIVKLRHGRALDAAMRSHLGAANWRRLWLPELPQGELLQETLDALQSGGAEVCLRPAQQALYALAKPHTVRKESAAATQLEGAQAYAQLLQQVWGQLFGLEQVRPDDDFFELGGDSLKVAQLTGELERHGIKLMSNEVFNRPTIRTLAAYLYEHRQSEHGAVRDWAGLQQHLRSVCGCESQALEVQIQGMPQQLLFVSDAAMAQESMLERELRGLRLPLHLQAHRILPLSQLAATQALLQSEPDSPWSAWQLQEEAAADFLPAQIALVQRAMREMNRQICSAPIAARYPMSPFQKMFLKEDNRFAFYLIDFNEELQVDLLRRAFTDIVRVQGLLRSTPRHSLLSAQWEEHAAPQALLPLPLIDLSGFTPPAQLRLCEALMQAENQVDLDVGGGVMFRVSLLRFDRRRHTLLFNLDHSIFDNMSGQVLRRQLLNRYRVLLSGSQAEMEEVKSFRHYLDQLNRGPQGISKEQLIDLFELKEYERVKHVVEARIAANRQPRVAKMRYTLDLAQYRLANDDDAAWELTLMLLCCALGQYLEIDSVPLKLLYQGRQYQDLSYFDTMGLFIDVLPLLVKVTPEDPARMLDGIQRKVRCVNRYNVSFMNMLLNWKMRMQWWDVLKTQDPKKLHRTDPMILLNYVGKAEEEYQKIVEFSSRQIEETEKKTGYASLYAVVSVVERNIHFDIFCSFEPDMQKLWRVFDEQAHKLLPQQDFQAAAPAAPAAAATAHNTPLPAAETLEACK, encoded by the coding sequence ATGAAAGTTAACACCTCCCGCACCGGATTGGAAATTGCCGTGATCGGCATGGCCGGCGCTTTTCCCGGCGCTGCCGATATCCCGGCTTTTTGGCAAAATCTGCTGGCCGGCCAGTCCGGCTTATCAACCCTGAGTCACGATGAATTGCTGCAAGCCGGGGTGCATCCGGAATTATTGAAGCGGAATAATTTTGTGCCCACCAAAGGCGTGTTCCCGAATCTGGAGTTTTTCGACCACAGCTTTTTTGAATACACGCGCGCCGACGCCGCCATGCTCGACCCGCAAATGCGCGCCCTGCATCAATGCGTGTATCACGCGCTGGAAGATGGCGGTTATTCGGCCAAGCCGGGCAATACCGGTCTGTTTATCGGCTCCTCGAATAATTTCACCTGGGAACTGGACACGATTTTGCAATGCGCCGAAGGCAGCGCTTCGCAATTTGCCGCGATTCAATTAAATGACAAGGATTTTCTCGCCACCCGCATCGCCTACAAACTGAATCTGACCGGGCCGGCGATCACCCTGCATTGCGCCTGCTCCACCTCGCTGTATGCGATTGACCTGGCGGTGCGCCAATTGCTGACCGGGGCTTGCCGCATGGCGATTGCCGCCGGCTCCGGCCTGACCCTGCCCTATAAAAACGGGTATGTGTATGAACAGGGCATGATTTTGTCGCCGGATGGCGTCTGCCGCCCCTTCTCTGACGATGCAAATGGCACGGTGGAAGGCAATGGCATGGTGGCGGTGCTGCTAAAACCGCTGGAAGACGCGCTGGAAGACCGCGACCGCATTCTGGCTGTGATTCGCGGCAGCGGCGCCAATAATGACGGCGCGCGCAAAGTCGGCTACACCGCCCCCAGCGTGGAGGGACAAGCCGAAGTGATCCGGCGCGCCATCAAAATGGCTGAAGTCGAAGCGGAAAGCATCAGCTATGTGGAGGCGCACGGCACCGCCACCGCACTCGGCGACCCGGTGGAAATCGAAGGCTTGAAAAAAGCCTTCCGCAGCAAACAAACCGGCTTTTGCGGCATCGGCGCCTTGAAAGCCAGCATCGGCCATCTCGACGCCGCCGCCGGCATCGCCGGCTTTGCCAAAGTGGTGCTGGCGCTGCACCACCGCTATTTGCCGGCCAGCCTGAATTTTCACGATTACAACCCGCAAATCGATTTCGCCAACAGTCCGTTTTATCTGGTGCGCGAAGGCCAGGCCTGGCGCCGCCCGCAAAGCGACGACGGCGAATGGCCGCTGCGCGCCGGCGTCAGCTCATTCGGCGTGGGCGGCACCAATGTCCATGTGCTGCTGGAAGAAGCGCCGGCGCTGCCGGCCCCCGATCCGGCCCCGGGCTGGCATACCCTGTGCCTGTCGGCCCACGATGAAGAGGGCATGCAAAGGTTGCAGCGCCAATTGCTGAGCTGGCTGGAAGGGCAAAGCACATTGCCGGCGGCAGCCGATTTTGCCTACACCATGAACACCCGGCGCCGCCTGCGTCTGCGCGCCTCAGTCGCGTTTTCCGATTGCGCCGAGTTGCTGCCGGCGCTGCGTCACGCCTGCTCTTTGCTGCCGCCGGAAGCAGAAGCGCCGCCGCTGCATGCGCAGATCCGCAGCCAGCCGATCGCCGCCAGCCAGGCCCCCTTGCGCTGCGCCCTGCTGTTTTCCGGTCAGGGCACGCAATACCCCGGCATGGCGCGCACCCTGAGCGCCAATCTGCCGGCCTTCAAGCAGGAAGTCGAAAACTGCCTGCAAATCTGCGCCACCCTGGGACGCCCGGAATTGCGCGGCCTGCTGCTGGAAGAAAACGATGCGCAGGCGCAGGAATTGATCGAACGCACCGAATTTGCGCAAGCAGCCCTGTTCATCGTCGAATACGCCAGCGCGCGCGTGCTGCAGAGCCTGGGCCTGGAAATCGCCGCCATGCTCGGCCACAGTCTGGGCGAATATGTGGCCGCCTGCATTGCCGGCGTATTCAGCCTGGAACAAGGTTTGCAATTGGTGATTGCGCGTGGCCGCCTGATGCAAAGCATGCCGCAAGGCGGCATGCTGGCAGTCTCCGCCGCCGCCGACACCCTGCGCGCGCTGCTGCCGCCAGGAGTCGATCTGGCGGCGGAAAACGGCCCGCAAGCCTGCACCGTGGCCGGGCCGCATGCCGCGCTGGAAAGCTGCGCGGCGCAATTGCAGGCCGCCGGCATTCAATGCAAGCCGCTGCACACTTCGCACGCCTTCCATTCCGCCATGATGGAGCCGATGCTGGAAGAATTCCGCGCGCTGCTCAACAGCATCCCGCTGAAAGCGCCGCAACTGCCCTATCTGTCCAACGTCAGCGGCGATTGGATCACCCCGGAACAGGCGCAAGACCCGGATTATTACTGCCGCCATCTGCGCGGCACAGTGCGCTTTGCCGCCGGCGCGCAAGTTTTGCTGGCCGATGAGCAGCTGGCCATGGTGGAAGCCGGGCCGGGCGCGGTGCTGTGTTCTTTGATGCGGCAAAACACCCCGGCGGGGCGGCAAGCGCGCTGCGTGGCTTTACACCCCGGCCCGAAAAGCCCGCTTTCCGACGCGCAGTTTTTCGCCCGCGCGCTGGGTGAAATCTGGGCCCAGGGTTTGCATTTTGAATGGAAAACCTGGTACGCCAATCAAAAACGCCAGCGCCTCACGCTGCCGCTCTACCCGTTTGCGCCAACCCGCTTCCCGGTAGGCCGGGGCAATATCTACACCCTGCTGGAAAAACACAGCGGCGCCGGCAGCGCGCCGAAAAGCGCGCCGGCGGCGGCCAGTTTCAGCGCGGCCTGCCCGACATGGCAAAACGCGGCCCAGCCGTTTGCCGAAGACAATCTTGGCGTGCGTCCCTGCCTTGGCTTCAGCGAGCACAAAGCGCTGCATGCCGGCCTGGGCAAGGTCAAAGGCTTGCGGCTGGACTGGGTGCGTCCCGGCCCCGCTTTCCGCGCCTTCGGGGCCGGTCTGCACCAGGCCGATTTGAGCCGCGCCACCGATTACCGGCGCCTGTTGCGCCATCTCAAGCAAGTCGATGGCGTGCCGGAACTGGTGGTCTGGCTGGCCCCCGATCTCAAACCAAGCGGCGCGCTGGAGGCGTTTACTGACCGCGTGCAGCGCATGCTGAATGGTTTGCGCGCCGAATGCCCGCAGCAGATGTTCAAATGCGTACTGTTTATTCCGCTTGAACAGGCGGATGAAAGCGCCAGCCTGTATCTGGATGGCTGGCTGCGCCGCATGCGCGTGGCCTGCCCGGCTTGCGATTTGCGCGCCGTGCTGCCGGGCCGCGCCCTGCTGCGCGCAAAAGCCTTGCCGCAGTTGGCGCAAATCATGGAAGACGAGCTCAATGACCATGCGCGCGATGTGCTGCTGGCCGCCCATGACGGCGCAGTGCGCCGCCTGTTCCAATTGCTGCCGCAACACTTGCCGCAAGGCGCGGCGCGCAGTCTGCACGGCAAAACCCTGGGCCTGATGCTGCCCCTGCCGGTGCGCCAGGACGGCAGCGCGGCGGAGCTGGAAAAACGCCAGCGCAGCCACGCCACGCTGCACAGCCTGGCGCAGCAGATCAGCGCCGCCTGCGGGGCCACCGTACACCCCATGCCGGCCGAACTGATCTTGCCGCATCGCAGCCCTTCCGCGCTGGCGCTGGACGGCGCCGCCCTGCGCAATTTCCTGCAACCGTACCTGGAGCGCGATCTGTCCCAGTACGGCTTGCATGATTACAGCCGGGCGCACAATCTGGTGGATGAGGCGTGCGGCATTCTGGTGGCGCAATTTGTGCATCAGCATGGTTTGCCGCTGCTGCCGGGCAATAAATTCAGCCGGCAGGATCTGGCGCAAGCGCTGGGCGTCACCGAGCGCATGCAAAAATATGTCGATTACTTCCTCGCGATTTTGAGCCAGGACGGCATCCTCCAGCACGATGGCGAACACTACCGCGTCTTGCGCGGCATCGAAGCTTTGCGCCCGTATCAAACGGTATATCAGGAAGTGGTGGCGGAAAGCCCGATGTTCCCCGGCAATTTGCGTCTGGTCGAGCATTGCGTGCGCCACTACAAAGAAGCGCTGCGCGAAGAGATTTCGCCGATTTCAGTGCTGTATCCGGATGGCAGCAACAGCATGCTGATCCAAGCCTCGCAAGGCTCGATTCAAGAACTCGAAGAAGCCGTGGTGCGGGTGGTGTTTGAAGACTGGATCCGGCAGATTCTGGACGCCGCCGGCGGACGCCCCTTGCGCATTCTGGAAGCCGGCGGCGGCTTCGGCCTCACCATGCGCCGCATTGCGCCCATGATGCGCGGGCGGCAGGTCGAATACTATTTCACCGACATCGGCAAAACCTTTTTGCACGAGGCGCGCGAATTCGCGCTGGAGCAGGATATCGACTTCCTCACCTTCGGCAATTTCGACATCACGCGCGACCCGGCGGAACAGGGTTTGGAATTGCACAGCTTTGATCTGGTGTTCGCTTTTAACGTGGTGCACGCCACGCGCGACCTGGATGTCACGGTGCCGAATTTGCACCGCCTGCTCAAAGATGGCGGCTTGCTGTGCCTGCTGGAGCGCACGGTGATGCGGCGTTACGCCGATCTGGTCTGGGGCCTGGCCGATGGCTGGTGGCATTTTGAGGATGCCGAGCGCACCCTCTCGCCGCTGATCGGCTTGGACCAATGGGAAAGGGTGGCGCGCCGCGCCGGCTTTACCGATGTGCTGGTGTATCCGCCGCGCGAGCTGCAACGCGCGCGCCAGGAAACCGGCATCATCATCGCGCAAAGCGTGCACAATCCGGCGCGTGAAAGCGCGCATATTGAAGGCGAATGGCGCCTGCCGGCCCCGCCGCAGCCGCTTGACGGCCTGCTCTTGCTGGAGCAGCCGCCGTTTGACGGCGAACTGCGCTTTGAGGCGTTTGGCGACAAGCTCTTGGACGGTCAGCAAGCGCACGACTGGCTGCCGGGCTGGCGCGCGGCATTGTTGCAGTGGGTCAAAGGGCAAAGCGGCTTGCGCTTTGGCGCCGCCCTGGCCCCTGGCCACAGCGGCGCACACAGCGGCGATGCAATTGTGAAATTGCGCCATGGACGCGCGCTGGACGCCGCCATGCGCAGCCATCTGGGCGCGGCGAATTGGCGCCGCCTCTGGCTGCCGGAACTGCCGCAAGGCGAGTTGCTGCAAGAAACCCTGGATGCGCTGCAATCCGGCGGCGCGGAAGTCTGCCTGCGCCCGGCGCAACAAGCGCTGTACGCCCTGGCCAAACCGCACACGGTGCGCAAAGAAAGCGCCGCCGCCACCCAGCTCGAAGGCGCGCAGGCGTATGCGCAATTATTGCAACAAGTGTGGGGCCAGTTATTCGGCCTGGAGCAAGTGCGCCCGGATGACGACTTCTTTGAACTGGGCGGCGACTCGCTCAAAGTCGCCCAGCTGACCGGCGAACTGGAGCGGCACGGCATCAAACTGATGTCGAATGAAGTATTCAACCGCCCCACCATCCGCACCTTGGCGGCCTATCTGTACGAGCACCGGCAAAGCGAACACGGCGCGGTGCGCGACTGGGCTGGGCTGCAGCAGCATCTGCGCAGCGTGTGCGGCTGCGAAAGCCAGGCGCTGGAAGTGCAGATTCAGGGCATGCCGCAGCAATTGCTGTTTGTCAGCGACGCTGCGATGGCGCAAGAATCCATGCTGGAGCGCGAATTGCGCGGCCTGCGCCTGCCGCTGCATTTGCAAGCGCACCGCATCCTGCCGCTGTCGCAACTGGCGGCCACCCAGGCCTTATTGCAAAGCGAGCCGGACAGCCCCTGGTCAGCCTGGCAACTGCAAGAGGAAGCAGCGGCGGATTTCCTGCCGGCCCAGATCGCCCTGGTGCAGCGCGCGATGCGCGAGATGAACCGGCAGATCTGCAGCGCGCCGATTGCAGCGCGCTACCCCATGTCGCCATTCCAGAAAATGTTTTTGAAGGAAGACAACCGCTTCGCTTTTTATCTGATCGATTTCAATGAAGAATTGCAAGTCGATCTGTTGCGGCGCGCCTTCACCGACATCGTGCGGGTGCAAGGTCTGTTGCGCAGCACGCCGCGCCACAGCCTGCTCTCAGCGCAATGGGAAGAACACGCGGCCCCGCAAGCGCTGCTGCCCTTGCCGCTGATTGATTTGAGCGGCTTCACGCCGCCGGCCCAATTGCGGCTGTGCGAAGCGCTGATGCAAGCGGAAAACCAGGTCGATCTGGACGTTGGCGGCGGGGTCATGTTCCGCGTCAGCCTGCTGCGTTTTGACCGCCGCCGCCACACCCTGCTGTTCAATCTGGATCACTCGATTTTTGACAATATGAGCGGCCAGGTCTTGCGCCGCCAATTGTTAAACCGCTACCGCGTGCTGCTCTCCGGCAGTCAGGCCGAGATGGAAGAAGTAAAGAGCTTCCGCCATTATCTGGATCAACTCAACCGTGGCCCGCAAGGCATCAGCAAAGAGCAGCTGATTGATCTGTTTGAATTGAAAGAATATGAGCGGGTCAAACATGTGGTCGAGGCGCGCATCGCCGCCAACCGCCAGCCGCGCGTCGCCAAAATGCGTTACACCCTGGATCTGGCGCAATACCGGCTGGCGAATGACGATGACGCCGCCTGGGAATTGACCCTGATGTTGCTGTGTTGTGCGCTTGGCCAGTATCTGGAGATTGACAGCGTACCGCTCAAGCTCTTGTATCAGGGCCGCCAATACCAGGATCTGTCTTACTTTGACACCATGGGCCTGTTCATTGACGTCTTGCCTTTGCTGGTGAAAGTCACACCGGAAGACCCGGCGCGCATGCTCGATGGCATCCAGCGCAAAGTGCGCTGCGTCAACCGCTATAACGTCAGTTTCATGAACATGCTCTTGAACTGGAAAATGCGCATGCAGTGGTGGGATGTGCTGAAAACCCAAGACCCGAAAAAGCTGCACCGCACTGACCCCATGATTTTGCTGAACTATGTCGGCAAGGCCGAGGAGGAATATCAAAAAATCGTTGAGTTTTCGAGCCGCCAGATTGAAGAAACCGAGAAAAAAACCGGCTACGCCAGTCTGTATGCGGTGGTCTCGGTGGTCGAGCGGAATATCCATTTTGATATTTTCTGCAGCTTTGAGCCGGATATGCAAAAGCTCTGGCGCGTGTTTGATGAGCAAGCGCACAAACTCTTGCCGCAGCAAGACTTTCAAGCTGCCGCGCCCGCAGCGCCGGCTGCCGCCGCCACGGCACATAACACACCGCTTCCTGCGGCTGAAACTTTGGAGGCATGTAAATGA
- a CDS encoding amino acid adenylation domain-containing protein: MLSKENVQDIYALSPMQQGMLLHFAMDPASDAYFEQFDFSLQGEIDSPTLQKSIYSLVAKYDVLRTVFSFRKTDLPRQIVLKQRAPEKLALQELDLRAMDEAAAQAALQEFKNAQRAQAFDLSQDALLRFALVRRAGARNHLILCFHHIILDGWCMGMLLRDLFGFYERYANDPDCQIDDRESHPYSGYIRWLEEQDMAAAQNWWRQQLEDYQNETLTPYSDVGPDTAQACGVSGAADGPNAADCEFVLDQDFTRRLQEVARKHQLTVNSLLQSAWGFLLQRYNNLDDVVFGCVIAGRPPGLAGVESMIGMFLNTQPLRVRSQAGDTLLHLAQRVQQQLFAAAAWDFYPLSAVQSLSPLKNRLISHIFTFENLPLQEQLRGLEGGAIQIGAAEMQPTAKYDFHIVVNPGAELRINLVHNPRRFRTEVVETIGRSLRHILWQMTQDMQTPLDQVSLCAQEESRLLLQTFNPPGEPYARDSCLIEQFCIAADKYSDNPAVSGADQGGVLRWTYRELLDEVKAIAQAMRAAGVTAGDVVALQMPRSPWMVAGVLAALYCGATYLPLDMDLAPQRLEFTLRDANAKLFCVLQDAQPEAGLAQDLPRLQLGAAARLARAPQLQPVYAPPQQAAYLMYTSGSTGQPKGCLVSQRNILRLALSNQALPLGPALRVLQICSVAFDVASLEYWGCLLRGGSLHTPLLNQILDPQQLKAVLRDEQINAVWTTTGLFNQLVDADPSLFAPLRTLMVGGDSLSPPHIAKVRAANPHLLVINGYGPTENTTLSTTFAFTRDWPEGPPIGGPIAHSTCHVLDAQGRLLPLGAIGELCCGGDGVALGYLGKPELNAQKFLDDPFNPGGRLYRTGDYARWLPNGLLQLRGRNDHQVKLRGFRIELGEIERHVCQLEGVITAAVVVHENQSGKQLYAFFCATREWTPAEMRQALQASLPSYMTPTWYLQLDKMPLNASGKVDRRSLPLDDCKPAVREHSAPARNQNEQTIATICMQVLSLEQIGIHDNFFDIGANSLNLIAINNRLKEAFARDIPLTALFEHTSIARLAAFLDQDGAAQAARQQAEARELQQAQDALKKTRRLMRALDDED, translated from the coding sequence ATGTTGAGCAAAGAAAATGTGCAGGATATTTACGCATTAAGCCCGATGCAGCAAGGCATGCTGCTGCATTTTGCGATGGATCCGGCCTCGGATGCGTATTTCGAGCAATTCGACTTTTCCCTGCAAGGCGAAATCGACTCCCCCACCCTGCAAAAAAGCATTTACAGCCTGGTCGCCAAATATGATGTGTTGCGCACCGTGTTCAGCTTCCGCAAAACCGATTTGCCGCGCCAGATTGTGTTAAAGCAGCGCGCGCCGGAAAAACTCGCTTTGCAAGAGCTGGATTTACGCGCCATGGATGAGGCGGCGGCGCAGGCGGCTTTGCAGGAATTCAAGAACGCTCAACGGGCCCAGGCTTTTGATTTGAGCCAGGACGCCTTGTTGCGCTTCGCCCTGGTGCGGCGCGCCGGCGCACGCAACCATCTGATTTTATGTTTTCACCACATCATCCTCGATGGCTGGTGCATGGGCATGCTGTTGCGCGATCTGTTCGGCTTTTACGAGCGCTATGCGAACGATCCGGATTGCCAGATCGACGACCGCGAAAGCCATCCCTACAGCGGCTATATCCGCTGGCTGGAAGAGCAGGATATGGCGGCGGCGCAAAACTGGTGGCGGCAACAACTGGAAGACTATCAAAACGAAACCCTGACCCCGTATAGCGATGTCGGCCCGGACACGGCGCAGGCCTGCGGCGTATCCGGCGCAGCGGACGGCCCGAATGCGGCGGATTGCGAATTTGTGCTGGATCAGGATTTCACCCGCCGCTTGCAGGAAGTCGCGCGCAAACACCAACTGACCGTCAACAGCCTGCTGCAAAGCGCCTGGGGCTTTTTGCTGCAACGCTATAACAATCTGGACGATGTGGTGTTCGGCTGCGTCATCGCCGGCCGCCCGCCCGGCCTGGCCGGGGTCGAATCCATGATCGGCATGTTTTTGAATACCCAGCCGCTGCGCGTGCGCAGCCAGGCCGGCGATACCCTGCTGCATCTGGCGCAGCGCGTGCAACAGCAATTATTCGCCGCCGCCGCCTGGGATTTTTACCCGCTGTCGGCAGTGCAGTCGCTGTCGCCGCTGAAAAACCGCCTGATTTCGCACATCTTCACCTTTGAAAACCTGCCGCTGCAAGAACAGTTGCGCGGCCTGGAAGGCGGCGCGATTCAAATCGGCGCCGCCGAGATGCAGCCGACGGCGAAATATGATTTTCATATCGTGGTCAACCCGGGCGCTGAGCTGCGTATCAATCTGGTGCACAATCCGCGCCGCTTCCGCACCGAAGTGGTAGAGACCATAGGCCGCAGTCTGCGCCATATCCTGTGGCAAATGACGCAGGATATGCAAACCCCGCTGGATCAGGTCAGCCTGTGCGCGCAAGAGGAAAGCCGCCTGCTGCTGCAAACCTTCAATCCGCCGGGCGAGCCGTATGCGCGCGACTCCTGTCTGATTGAGCAATTCTGCATCGCCGCTGACAAATACAGCGACAATCCAGCCGTCTCCGGCGCAGATCAGGGCGGCGTGCTGCGCTGGACTTACCGCGAACTGCTGGACGAAGTGAAAGCAATTGCGCAAGCCATGCGCGCTGCCGGCGTGACGGCGGGCGATGTGGTGGCGCTGCAAATGCCGCGCAGCCCGTGGATGGTGGCCGGCGTGCTGGCCGCTTTGTATTGCGGCGCGACCTATCTGCCGCTGGATATGGATCTGGCCCCGCAGCGCCTCGAATTCACCTTGCGCGACGCCAATGCGAAATTATTTTGCGTGCTGCAAGACGCCCAGCCCGAAGCCGGCCTTGCGCAAGACTTGCCGCGCCTGCAGCTGGGCGCGGCAGCGCGCTTGGCGCGCGCGCCGCAATTGCAGCCGGTCTATGCGCCGCCGCAGCAAGCGGCGTATCTGATGTACACCTCAGGCTCCACCGGCCAGCCCAAGGGATGCCTGGTCAGCCAGCGCAATATTTTGCGCTTAGCCTTGAGCAATCAGGCGCTGCCGCTGGGGCCTGCATTACGCGTCTTGCAAATTTGCTCGGTGGCGTTTGACGTGGCCAGCCTGGAATATTGGGGTTGTCTGCTGCGCGGCGGCAGCTTGCATACGCCGCTGCTGAATCAGATTCTCGATCCGCAGCAACTCAAAGCGGTGTTGCGCGATGAGCAGATCAATGCCGTGTGGACTACCACCGGACTGTTCAATCAGCTGGTGGATGCTGATCCCAGCCTGTTTGCGCCCTTGCGCACGCTGATGGTGGGCGGCGACTCCTTATCGCCGCCGCATATCGCCAAAGTGCGCGCCGCCAATCCGCATTTGCTGGTGATCAACGGCTACGGCCCGACCGAAAACACGACCCTTTCCACCACCTTCGCCTTCACCCGCGACTGGCCGGAAGGCCCGCCCATCGGCGGCCCGATTGCGCATTCGACCTGCCATGTGCTGGATGCGCAAGGCCGCCTGCTGCCTTTGGGCGCCATCGGCGAATTGTGCTGCGGCGGCGATGGCGTGGCGCTCGGCTATCTGGGCAAACCCGAACTGAATGCGCAAAAATTCCTGGATGATCCGTTTAACCCCGGCGGCCGCTTGTACCGCACCGGCGACTATGCGCGCTGGCTGCCGAATGGGCTGTTGCAATTGCGCGGCCGCAATGACCATCAGGTGAAATTGCGCGGCTTCCGTATTGAACTGGGGGAAATTGAACGCCATGTGTGCCAGCTCGAAGGCGTGATCACCGCCGCCGTGGTGGTGCATGAAAACCAGTCCGGCAAACAGTTGTACGCCTTCTTTTGCGCCACGCGCGAATGGACGCCGGCGGAGATGCGTCAGGCGCTGCAAGCCAGCCTGCCCTCGTATATGACGCCGACCTGGTATTTACAGCTGGACAAGATGCCGCTCAACGCCAGCGGCAAAGTGGACAGACGCAGCCTGCCGCTGGACGATTGCAAACCGGCGGTGCGCGAGCACTCCGCGCCGGCGCGCAATCAAAACGAACAAACCATCGCCACCATTTGCATGCAGGTATTGAGCCTTGAGCAAATCGGCATCCATGACAATTTCTTTGACATCGGCGCCAATTCCTTAAACCTGATCGCCATCAACAACCGCCTGAAAGAAGCTTTTGCCCGTGACATTCCCTTAACCGCGCTGTTTGAACACACCAGCATTGCGCGTCTGGCCGCCTTCCTGGATCAGGATGGGGCCGCGCAAGCCGCCCGCCAGCAAGCCGAGGCGCGCGAATTGCAGCAGGCGCAAGACGCTCTGAAAAAAACCCGGCGCTTGATGCGTGCGCTGGATGACGAGGATTGA